Proteins found in one Solitalea lacus genomic segment:
- a CDS encoding MarR family winged helix-turn-helix transcriptional regulator, with product MQIEKEIVQDKFENNYQKAIVNIVFTQSWIMSNMRNVLDPFDITPQQFNVLRILRGQYPKPATLNLVKDRIIDKMSDVSRIVDRLVKKELIERKICKSDRRAVDLLITPKGLELLSTLSNDKIQGYVHENLTSDELETLNNLLDKFRG from the coding sequence ATGCAAATTGAGAAAGAAATTGTTCAGGATAAGTTTGAGAACAATTACCAGAAAGCAATTGTAAATATTGTCTTTACACAAAGCTGGATCATGTCGAACATGAGAAATGTGCTTGATCCCTTCGATATTACCCCTCAACAATTCAATGTATTGCGTATATTAAGAGGGCAATACCCTAAACCGGCTACTTTAAATCTGGTTAAAGATCGGATAATTGATAAAATGTCTGACGTTTCTCGTATTGTTGATAGATTAGTGAAAAAAGAATTGATCGAACGGAAAATATGCAAAAGCGACCGTCGAGCAGTTGACTTACTCATCACTCCCAAAGGTTTGGAGTTATTGTCGACCTTAAGTAATGACAAAATTCAAGGATATGTTCATGAAAATCTTACCAGTGATGAACTTGAAACACTAAATAATCTTTTGGATAAATTTAGAGGGTAA
- a CDS encoding DUF5522 domain-containing protein, with amino-acid sequence MLKLGEDYTINENGLMVFTRQYHLKRGYCCKNQCLNCPWNYAEKLKANQYMPKEK; translated from the coding sequence ATGCTCAAGCTTGGAGAAGATTATACAATTAATGAAAATGGACTAATGGTTTTTACACGGCAATATCACCTCAAAAGGGGATACTGTTGTAAAAATCAGTGCTTGAACTGTCCTTGGAATTACGCTGAAAAGCTTAAAGCAAACCAGTACATGCCTAAAGAAAAATGA
- a CDS encoding MBL fold metallo-hydrolase gives MIEEYFKLTEIGLYCQRYNFYLDPQKPVQNAVVSHAHADHAVAGSENVYCTDFTRAVMELRYKKNAGKFFHVKTYGQTFVIGEARITFYGAGHILGSAQVLIEIDGVKMLYTGDFKLDPDATAEPFEFVKADVLITETTFASKETEHPDAAMEIQKLQRLKGNVIFGAYALGKAQRITQLINKYCPEFNVLIHYSIAPIHRLYEQFGVELGKWQLYDRKTMKHSSNNVYVVPPLTFSSYKHSRDVFKVFASGWENLQQYCDEKLFISDHADWSQILRLIEQTEAAEIWTLHGDGNELKAHLQHTHKVKILND, from the coding sequence ATGATTGAAGAATATTTTAAGTTAACAGAAATAGGGCTGTATTGTCAGCGTTATAATTTTTACCTAGACCCTCAGAAGCCGGTGCAAAATGCGGTTGTATCGCATGCTCATGCTGACCATGCAGTGGCCGGTTCTGAAAATGTATATTGCACCGATTTTACACGTGCCGTCATGGAGCTTCGCTATAAAAAAAATGCTGGTAAGTTTTTTCATGTAAAAACTTACGGGCAAACATTTGTGATCGGAGAGGCTCGAATTACTTTCTATGGTGCTGGACATATTCTTGGGTCTGCTCAGGTTTTGATTGAAATTGATGGTGTAAAAATGCTGTACACTGGTGATTTTAAATTAGACCCTGATGCCACAGCTGAGCCTTTTGAGTTTGTTAAAGCAGATGTTTTAATTACCGAAACAACTTTTGCCTCAAAAGAAACTGAACACCCGGATGCAGCAATGGAAATTCAGAAGCTACAGCGTTTAAAGGGCAATGTTATTTTTGGAGCATATGCATTAGGGAAGGCTCAGCGGATAACACAGTTGATCAATAAATATTGTCCTGAATTTAATGTGTTGATTCATTACTCTATTGCGCCTATACATCGCTTATATGAGCAATTTGGGGTTGAATTGGGTAAGTGGCAGTTATATGATCGTAAAACTATGAAGCATAGCTCTAATAATGTTTATGTAGTTCCCCCTTTAACATTTTCTAGCTATAAGCATAGTCGAGACGTATTTAAAGTTTTTGCTTCCGGATGGGAAAATCTTCAGCAATATTGTGATGAGAAGCTGTTTATTAGTGATCATGCTGATTGGAGTCAAATTTTAAGACTGATAGAGCAAACAGAAGCCGCGGAGATATGGACACTTCATGGAGATGGAAATGAATTAAAAGCGCATTTACAGCATACTCACAAGGTTAAAATATTGAATGACTAA
- the coaE gene encoding dephospho-CoA kinase (Dephospho-CoA kinase (CoaE) performs the final step in coenzyme A biosynthesis.) gives MLKVGLTGGIGSGKSTVVSIFKQLGVPVFIADDEAKRIMVEDKQLVESIKKEFGDEVYTADGTLDRARLASLVFNNKVRLSVLNSLIHPATLRAFEEWCQKQIDRKYVLKEAAVLFESGAYKQNDINILVTAPEEARIKRVIQRDGSTEDQVRSRINNQLGEDEKLKLADFVIVNDEKSALIPQVLNLHRHFLIRAND, from the coding sequence ATGTTGAAAGTAGGTTTAACCGGAGGTATTGGCAGTGGAAAAAGTACTGTGGTGAGTATTTTTAAGCAGTTAGGTGTGCCTGTTTTTATTGCAGACGATGAAGCCAAGCGTATTATGGTTGAAGACAAGCAACTTGTTGAGAGCATAAAGAAAGAATTTGGGGATGAGGTGTATACAGCGGATGGGACTCTTGATAGAGCACGGCTTGCCTCTTTGGTTTTTAACAATAAGGTGCGGCTGTCTGTTTTAAATTCACTAATACACCCAGCTACCTTGAGAGCTTTTGAAGAATGGTGTCAGAAACAGATTGATCGTAAATACGTATTGAAAGAGGCGGCTGTTCTTTTTGAAAGCGGTGCTTACAAGCAAAATGATATAAACATATTGGTAACAGCGCCTGAAGAAGCACGGATAAAACGGGTAATTCAACGTGATGGAAGTACTGAAGACCAGGTGCGCAGCCGTATTAATAATCAGCTTGGTGAGGATGAAAAACTAAAACTTGCTGATTTTGTGATTGTAAATGATGAAAAAAGTGCATTGATACCCCAAGTGTTGAACTTGCATCGTCATTTTTTGATTAGAGCAAATGATTGA
- a CDS encoding YbbR-like domain-containing protein produces the protein MLEKNNTWFNLSKRDQRRASLFIVCLLLAVGFWLISSFSNKYTFNVNTELILINIPEDKTLNVKNVEAVTLTVQGSGWQLLFSKIDLFKQPLHLDLAKVNDSNIKLMKYAESFNHQMPDGIKIIGIAPVSIDLDFSSRVVKKVPVELLADITFKKQYFYSSNLTLDPDSITISGPFDEISKVKSWSTPKLSLTNLSDSVFSIVKLVDRKTDNIQISPNVISLHIPVEKFTEGLIEIPLSLVNNKENFDVNLLPGKIRIKYLCPISKYALVDEDMFHAQVDLNQWKLQRKNRLDVKMLRSPDFIRVISVQPQLVDFLVTK, from the coding sequence ATGTTAGAAAAGAATAATACATGGTTTAATTTAAGTAAACGAGATCAACGCAGAGCGAGTCTTTTTATCGTTTGCTTACTATTAGCTGTTGGCTTTTGGCTGATATCTTCTTTTTCTAACAAGTACACCTTTAATGTCAATACGGAGCTCATTTTAATTAATATACCAGAAGATAAGACCTTAAATGTCAAAAACGTTGAGGCTGTTACCTTAACTGTTCAGGGCTCAGGCTGGCAATTGTTGTTTTCTAAAATCGATTTATTTAAGCAGCCTTTACATTTGGATTTGGCTAAAGTAAATGATTCCAATATTAAGTTGATGAAATATGCGGAGTCCTTTAATCACCAGATGCCTGATGGCATTAAAATTATAGGAATAGCTCCGGTAAGCATTGACTTGGATTTTTCGAGTAGAGTCGTTAAAAAGGTGCCAGTAGAATTGTTAGCTGATATAACGTTTAAAAAGCAATATTTTTATTCTTCTAACCTCACGCTGGATCCTGATAGTATAACCATTAGCGGACCTTTTGATGAGATTTCAAAAGTGAAATCTTGGTCAACACCAAAATTATCGCTTACTAATTTAAGCGACAGCGTTTTCTCCATTGTTAAACTGGTAGATCGAAAGACTGATAATATACAAATTAGCCCAAACGTGATTTCTCTTCATATTCCGGTTGAAAAATTTACAGAAGGGCTGATAGAAATACCACTTAGCTTGGTGAATAATAAAGAAAATTTTGATGTGAATCTGTTGCCTGGTAAAATAAGAATAAAGTACCTGTGTCCGATTAGTAAATATGCTTTAGTGGATGAGGATATGTTTCATGCCCAGGTCGATTTAAACCAATGGAAACTGCAGCGAAAAAATCGACTTGATGTTAAAATGCTTCGTTCGCCTGATTTTATTCGTGTAATCAGTGTTCAACCTCAATTAGTTGATTTTTTAGTCACAAAATAA
- the yajC gene encoding preprotein translocase subunit YajC, with translation MTANVLLQAGGTNSISSIIMMVLIAVVFYFFMIRPQTKKMKDQKKFIEELKKGDKVITVGGIHGKISEVGNEYFMIEVDHNVRLKVQKTAISLDNSKNLTSTETTA, from the coding sequence ATGACAGCTAACGTTTTATTACAAGCCGGTGGAACCAACTCCATTTCATCAATTATTATGATGGTGTTGATTGCCGTAGTATTCTATTTCTTCATGATCCGTCCTCAAACCAAAAAAATGAAGGATCAGAAAAAATTTATTGAAGAATTGAAGAAAGGTGATAAAGTAATTACCGTCGGTGGCATTCATGGCAAGATTTCTGAAGTTGGCAATGAATATTTTATGATTGAAGTTGATCATAACGTGCGCCTAAAAGTTCAAAAAACAGCCATTTCTTTGGATAATTCTAAGAACTTAACTTCAACAGAAACAACAGCTTAA
- a CDS encoding DUF1573 domain-containing protein yields MKKIALTIVLAGILAACNSGKSADSNDKGAQVEIDSSKFTTIKFEEAKYDFGKVAAGEVVEHSYKFTNTGQFPLIITSATASCGCTVPSKPDKPIQPGETGEIMVKFNSEGRKGLQEKNITIVANTNPNITELRLFGEVQ; encoded by the coding sequence ATGAAAAAAATTGCATTAACAATTGTTTTAGCCGGAATATTGGCGGCTTGTAATAGTGGTAAAAGTGCCGACTCAAACGACAAAGGTGCCCAGGTGGAGATTGACTCATCAAAGTTTACCACAATTAAATTTGAAGAGGCCAAATACGACTTTGGTAAAGTAGCAGCAGGGGAAGTGGTGGAGCACTCGTATAAGTTTACTAACACAGGCCAGTTTCCACTTATTATAACCAGTGCTACAGCTAGCTGTGGTTGTACAGTACCAAGTAAACCTGATAAGCCAATTCAACCTGGTGAAACTGGTGAGATTATGGTGAAGTTTAATAGCGAAGGCCGCAAAGGCTTGCAAGAAAAAAACATTACAATTGTTGCCAATACAAATCCTAACATTACTGAATTAAGATTATTTGGCGAAGTACAGTAA
- the nusB gene encoding transcription antitermination factor NusB — MLNRRHLRIKALQTLYAFYQAETKDIQGFEKSLLQSVAKVNEAYLTVLTLTIEVAKYSIIDAQERASKYIPTEEDLNASVRLSENKLVKLLDTFPTYTDEVKKLKIDFANDQEVIRTLFKDFCATPEYKAYCIDADHNMNAERDILIFFTKKVLPQSVLFEQMMEDRFINWPIDKDSVISMMLKTIKEFGETKQKLAPISANWLDDRDFMIDLFRLTIRNNGEYQDYISSKTQNWDPERIAYMDTILMKMAICELMNFNEIPVKVTINEYIDLSKEFSTPKSKVFINGILDKILLDLKSQNKIRKVGRGLVE, encoded by the coding sequence ATGCTAAACAGAAGGCACTTGCGTATTAAAGCATTACAAACATTGTATGCTTTTTATCAGGCAGAAACCAAAGATATCCAGGGGTTTGAGAAAAGTTTGTTACAGAGTGTGGCAAAGGTGAATGAAGCGTACCTAACAGTATTAACCCTTACTATTGAAGTTGCAAAATATTCGATAATTGATGCACAGGAAAGAGCCTCTAAATACATTCCTACTGAAGAAGATTTAAATGCCAGTGTTCGACTTTCTGAAAATAAACTGGTTAAATTGCTAGACACATTTCCTACATATACCGATGAGGTAAAAAAACTTAAAATAGATTTTGCCAATGATCAGGAAGTAATCAGGACTTTGTTTAAAGATTTTTGTGCAACTCCTGAATACAAGGCTTATTGCATTGATGCTGATCATAACATGAATGCAGAACGCGATATATTAATCTTCTTTACCAAAAAAGTATTGCCTCAATCAGTTTTATTTGAGCAAATGATGGAGGATCGCTTCATTAACTGGCCTATAGATAAAGATTCAGTAATCAGTATGATGCTGAAAACTATAAAGGAGTTTGGAGAAACTAAACAAAAACTGGCTCCTATTTCAGCTAATTGGCTTGATGATAGAGACTTTATGATTGATTTGTTTCGTCTGACTATCCGCAATAATGGTGAGTATCAGGATTATATATCATCGAAAACTCAAAATTGGGATCCGGAGCGCATTGCTTACATGGACACCATTTTAATGAAAATGGCTATTTGTGAATTAATGAACTTTAATGAGATTCCTGTTAAGGTAACCATTAATGAATATATCGATCTTTCAAAAGAATTCAGTACTCCCAAAAGTAAAGTGTTTATTAATGGAATTCTTGATAAGATTCTATTAGATTTGAAGTCGCAAAATAAGATCAGAAAAGTGGGCAGAGGATTGGTAGAATAA
- a CDS encoding Glu/Leu/Phe/Val family dehydrogenase codes for MFETKEINSLELNPVFGKMFENSHKNIVYCFDKSTGLKAIIAIHDTTLGPAIGGVRMWNYRSEADALDDVLRLSRGMTYKAAITGLNFGGGKAVIIGDSNKGKSEALMRRFGKFVNNMSGEFIAAQDVGTNLRDMEYIRMETNHVAGISEAVGGTGHTGPVSAYGVYMGMKASAKEQWGNDSLSNKSVAVQGIGNVGEHLVKYLREEGARVYISDLDEDRLTHVARKHDAIIVPNNQIYDLDVDIYAPCALGATVNSDTLKRLKCSIVAGSANNQLEDEELHGQMLMDMGILYAPDFLINAGGLISVYAELSGAGKKRAMQLTEDIYKVTQDIFRMSKKEQITPHKAALKIAEKRIEDIRQLKANS; via the coding sequence ATGTTCGAAACCAAAGAAATCAATTCCCTTGAGCTGAACCCGGTGTTCGGGAAAATGTTTGAAAACTCGCACAAAAACATCGTTTATTGTTTTGATAAATCAACAGGGTTAAAAGCCATCATTGCTATACATGATACTACTTTAGGGCCTGCAATTGGTGGAGTACGCATGTGGAATTATCGATCTGAAGCTGATGCGTTAGACGATGTTTTACGACTTTCAAGGGGGATGACTTATAAAGCTGCCATTACAGGGTTGAATTTTGGAGGAGGAAAGGCTGTTATCATCGGTGATTCGAATAAAGGAAAGTCTGAAGCATTAATGCGCCGGTTTGGAAAGTTTGTTAATAATATGAGTGGTGAATTTATTGCAGCTCAGGATGTTGGTACGAACCTTCGTGATATGGAATACATTCGAATGGAGACTAATCATGTAGCTGGAATCTCAGAAGCTGTAGGGGGAACAGGACATACCGGTCCGGTTTCAGCATATGGTGTTTACATGGGAATGAAAGCCAGTGCAAAGGAGCAATGGGGGAATGATAGCTTATCAAATAAGTCGGTTGCAGTTCAAGGTATCGGCAATGTTGGTGAGCACTTAGTGAAGTATCTTAGAGAAGAAGGAGCCCGGGTGTACATTTCCGATTTGGATGAAGACAGACTAACGCATGTAGCCCGTAAACATGACGCTATAATAGTTCCCAATAATCAGATATATGATTTAGATGTGGATATTTACGCTCCTTGTGCATTAGGGGCAACCGTAAATTCGGATACATTAAAGCGATTAAAATGTTCAATCGTTGCAGGTTCTGCAAATAATCAATTGGAAGATGAAGAACTGCACGGGCAAATGTTAATGGACATGGGTATTTTATATGCTCCCGACTTTTTGATTAATGCTGGCGGATTAATTAGTGTTTATGCTGAATTAAGTGGTGCCGGAAAAAAAAGAGCAATGCAATTAACAGAAGATATTTACAAGGTTACTCAAGATATTTTCCGCATGTCGAAAAAGGAGCAAATTACCCCGCATAAGGCAGCATTGAAAATAGCAGAGAAACGTATTGAAGATATCAGGCAGTTGAAAGCCAATAGTTAA